One genomic region from Bacillaceae bacterium S4-13-56 encodes:
- a CDS encoding site-2 protease family protein, translating to MSRIPPIHIHPLLWLMIGIAWITGSFWDLIIIYGILFIHEWGHGGMALFFRWKIHSMTFFPFGGKMETDEFGHRPAIEEILVILAGPATHIFIFIFAALGQNRGFLSPYLVEQILYYNQIIFIFNLLPIWPLDGGKLVFEWLSVLKPYKDAYEKTIMLSVCCLLLGSVILYMNIPFSVTPLFMIAFLLYENKLEWKHRTYQWIRHLMSRTQTLRYEPKIQPLFVDPAERISAVVKNYKKGYQHPVYVLLDSKTYVVDERAIVWAYLNGNNKPIMDLITH from the coding sequence ATGAGCCGAATACCTCCCATTCATATACATCCACTTCTTTGGCTAATGATTGGAATTGCATGGATAACCGGTTCTTTTTGGGATTTAATTATTATTTATGGAATTTTATTCATACATGAATGGGGTCATGGGGGCATGGCTCTTTTTTTTCGCTGGAAGATCCATTCTATGACCTTTTTTCCGTTTGGAGGAAAGATGGAAACAGACGAGTTTGGTCATCGACCTGCAATAGAGGAGATATTAGTCATTCTAGCAGGTCCTGCAACTCATATTTTTATTTTTATTTTTGCTGCTTTAGGACAGAATAGAGGATTCCTCTCACCATATTTGGTAGAACAGATTCTTTATTATAATCAAATCATTTTCATTTTTAATTTACTTCCTATATGGCCGCTAGATGGTGGAAAGCTTGTCTTTGAGTGGCTTTCCGTTTTAAAACCATATAAAGATGCCTATGAAAAAACGATTATGTTATCAGTATGTTGTCTATTGTTGGGCTCCGTCATACTCTATATGAATATTCCTTTTTCCGTAACCCCCCTTTTTATGATTGCTTTTCTCTTGTATGAAAATAAGCTAGAATGGAAGCATCGGACGTACCAATGGATTCGACATTTGATGTCACGGACGCAAACGTTAAGATATGAACCTAAAATTCAACCTTTATTTGTAGATCCTGCTGAGAGAATTAGTGCCGTGGTTAAAAACTACAAAAAGGGATATCAGCACCCTGTTTATGTTCTTCTTGATTCGAAAACATATGTGGTAGACGAAAGAGCGATTGTTTGGGCTTATTTAAATGGTAATAATAAACCGATTATGGACTTGATAACCCATTAA
- a CDS encoding ribonuclease E/G — protein sequence MKRIFISTSGYEKFAMHFDEIGIADIRLERLSQPNIIGNIYIARVTKVLPELQSAFVDFGSRQEGFLPFHEIPGFTKGTIPVHEGEKKIIQVIKEAYGTKGAKLTANITIPGHHFVFLPFGEYIACSKRIPDHQKEDLKNWCQKFLSDSEGLIIRTSAQGREGKLLSSEIHALKQKWEMILASQNEGKVPICLFEDALIPDQFLRKKPLDSVDEVWFDDAETYRRCKEEYREVQQKFYWKHHDFPLPFSLDVAFDQVLSHKVTTKEGVTLHFDSTEACHVIDVNSNHFRSHHQKEDFVRKTNVIAAQIIARHIRLRNLSGIILIDFIDMKKSEHREEVIKQLSNALKNDPLRTEIYGFTKLGMLEMTRKREGKSLALQVLQTSDDHISYSLDTWVYRLERKIRELGKGQEAILVDIRPELLKRFLELIPKKRFQEELGLKLFFREKSNLSDLFELIYIGTKEVAKERML from the coding sequence ATGAAACGAATATTTATCTCAACATCAGGATATGAAAAATTTGCAATGCATTTTGATGAAATCGGAATTGCAGATATACGCTTAGAACGTTTATCTCAACCAAATATCATAGGAAATATTTATATAGCAAGAGTGACAAAAGTTTTACCTGAACTTCAATCAGCGTTTGTGGACTTTGGTTCTCGCCAAGAAGGCTTCCTGCCTTTTCATGAAATTCCCGGATTTACGAAGGGGACGATCCCTGTCCATGAAGGAGAAAAAAAAATCATTCAGGTTATAAAAGAAGCCTATGGTACGAAGGGCGCAAAACTTACTGCAAACATTACAATTCCTGGTCATCATTTTGTTTTTCTACCATTTGGTGAATATATTGCCTGTTCTAAACGGATACCGGATCATCAAAAAGAGGATTTAAAAAATTGGTGTCAAAAATTCTTAAGTGACTCAGAAGGCTTGATTATTAGGACGTCTGCTCAGGGGAGGGAGGGGAAGCTTTTATCAAGCGAGATTCATGCTTTAAAGCAAAAATGGGAGATGATCCTTGCTTCTCAAAATGAAGGGAAGGTTCCCATCTGTCTTTTTGAAGACGCTCTTATTCCTGACCAATTTTTACGAAAAAAACCTTTGGATTCTGTTGATGAAGTTTGGTTTGATGATGCTGAAACCTACAGAAGGTGTAAAGAGGAATATAGGGAAGTGCAACAAAAATTTTATTGGAAACACCATGATTTTCCTTTGCCCTTTTCCCTTGATGTAGCTTTTGATCAGGTTTTATCACATAAAGTAACGACAAAAGAAGGGGTAACCCTTCATTTTGATAGTACAGAAGCATGTCATGTTATTGATGTTAATTCTAATCATTTTAGAAGTCATCATCAAAAAGAGGATTTTGTTAGAAAAACAAATGTAATTGCAGCCCAGATAATTGCTAGGCACATTCGTTTACGAAATCTATCAGGGATTATACTTATTGATTTTATAGATATGAAAAAATCTGAACATCGAGAAGAAGTCATAAAACAACTCTCAAATGCACTTAAGAATGACCCACTTCGAACGGAGATCTATGGATTTACTAAATTAGGAATGCTGGAAATGACACGAAAAAGAGAAGGGAAATCGCTGGCGCTTCAAGTGTTACAAACATCAGATGACCACATTAGCTATTCCCTTGATACATGGGTATATAGGTTAGAACGTAAAATTAGAGAGTTGGGAAAAGGACAGGAGGCTATTCTAGTTGATATACGTCCTGAGCTTTTAAAAAGGTTCCTTGAGCTAATTCCCAAAAAAAGATTCCAAGAAGAGTTGGGACTGAAGCTTTTTTTCAGAGAAAAAAGTAATCTTTCCGATCTGTTTGAACTCATTTATATAGGAACAAAAGAGGTTGCAAAAGAAAGAATGTTGTAA
- the rplU gene encoding 50S ribosomal protein L21 produces the protein MYAIIETGGKQVKVEEGQTIFVEKLASEAGDSVTFDKVLVVGGDEVKVGAPFVEGATVTAKVEKQGRAKKITVFKYKPKKNYKRKQGHRQPYTKLVVEKINA, from the coding sequence ATGTACGCAATTATTGAAACTGGTGGTAAGCAAGTTAAAGTAGAAGAAGGACAAACTATCTTTGTAGAAAAGCTTGCTAGTGAAGCTGGTGACAGCGTAACGTTTGACAAGGTTCTTGTTGTTGGTGGTGACGAAGTGAAAGTAGGTGCTCCATTCGTGGAAGGTGCTACTGTAACGGCTAAGGTTGAAAAGCAAGGTCGTGCGAAGAAAATCACTGTATTTAAATACAAGCCAAAAAAGAACTACAAGCGTAAGCAAGGACATCGTCAACCATACACTAAGCTTGTTGTTGAAAAAATTAACGCGTAA
- a CDS encoding ribosomal-processing cysteine protease Prp, whose protein sequence is MIRVKIRRNEQKIITAFEISGHAESGPKGHDLVCAAVSAISFGTINAVLSLCEIDPEIQQGGEGGYLRIELPSTMELWQKEKASTILDAMVISLETIERDYGQYISIS, encoded by the coding sequence ATGATACGTGTGAAAATCAGACGAAATGAACAAAAAATAATCACAGCATTCGAAATTAGCGGGCATGCGGAAAGTGGACCAAAAGGTCACGATCTCGTTTGTGCTGCCGTTTCTGCCATTTCATTTGGCACTATAAATGCTGTTCTCTCGTTATGTGAGATAGATCCAGAGATACAACAAGGTGGGGAAGGTGGATACCTTCGTATAGAGCTTCCTAGTACTATGGAGCTCTGGCAAAAGGAAAAAGCATCAACCATTCTTGACGCAATGGTCATCTCACTGGAAACCATTGAACGTGATTACGGTCAATATATTTCCATCTCGTAA
- the rpmA gene encoding 50S ribosomal protein L27, which translates to MLRLDLQFFASKKGVGSTKNGRDSESKRLGAKRADGQFVTGGSILYRQRGTKIFPGTNVGRGGDDTLFAKTDGVVKFERQGRNGKKVSVYPVAK; encoded by the coding sequence ATGTTACGTTTGGATTTGCAGTTTTTCGCTTCTAAAAAAGGTGTAGGTAGTACAAAAAACGGTCGTGATTCTGAATCAAAACGTCTTGGAGCTAAGCGTGCAGACGGCCAGTTCGTAACTGGTGGTTCTATACTTTACCGTCAACGTGGTACTAAAATCTTCCCAGGAACTAACGTAGGTCGAGGAGGAGATGACACTCTTTTTGCCAAGACAGACGGTGTTGTTAAGTTTGAACGCCAGGGGCGTAATGGTAAAAAAGTTAGTGTGTATCCTGTAGCGAAATAA
- a CDS encoding Spo0B domain-containing protein gives MDTEKVIELLRHYRHDWMNQYQLIHGYASMNRLEDVKKKVQEGIEKSREESKLVQLHAPHLALWLISFNWYEEVFRLTYHIEEETSVTTLSKADQELVESLKKIINQLHKYTLTDVLYHGQLHIINTQDVSLHLTIQGTFLECENLVQELLKIKFVNEVQTDNRESLKIILCLEDKKT, from the coding sequence ATGGATACAGAAAAAGTGATTGAATTGTTAAGACATTATCGACATGACTGGATGAATCAATATCAATTAATTCATGGTTATGCTTCCATGAATCGGTTGGAGGATGTCAAGAAAAAAGTGCAGGAGGGAATTGAAAAGTCCCGAGAAGAATCAAAATTGGTTCAACTCCATGCCCCTCATTTAGCACTCTGGTTAATTTCATTTAATTGGTATGAAGAAGTGTTTAGACTTACATATCATATTGAAGAGGAGACTAGTGTCACAACTCTAAGTAAGGCGGATCAAGAACTGGTAGAATCTCTTAAAAAAATAATAAATCAGTTACATAAATATACGCTTACAGATGTTTTGTACCATGGTCAGCTTCATATTATAAATACACAAGACGTATCCCTTCATTTAACCATTCAGGGGACTTTTCTTGAATGTGAGAATCTTGTTCAAGAGCTTTTGAAAATAAAATTTGTGAATGAGGTTCAAACTGATAATAGGGAATCCTTAAAAATAATTTTGTGTTTGGAAGATAAGAAGACGTGA
- the obgE gene encoding GTPase ObgE, whose amino-acid sequence MFVDQVKVFIKAGDGGNGMVAFRREKYEPMGGPAGGDGGDGGDVIFEVDEGLNTLMDFRYNRHFKAPRGENGMSKSKNGKNATPLIVRVPPGTTVRDMETGDTIADLIEHHHQAVIAKGGRGGRGNIRFATPRNPAPEIAENGEPGVEREVQLELKLIADVGLVGFPSVGKSTLLSVVSAAKPKIADYHFTTLAPNLGVVETDDQRSFVLADLPGLIEGAHEGIGLGHQFLRHVERTRVIVHVVDMAGIEGRDPFDDFEKINEELEQYDPNILSKPQLVVANKMDMPEAQENLNIFREKMKDDIKIFPISALTREGLKELLFAIADLLETIPKDATPIEPKENRVVYKFEKEEDGFDITREPDGTFVLSGPKIEKLFKMTDFSRDESIRRFSRQLRGMGVDEALRKRGATDGDTVRLLDYEFEFVE is encoded by the coding sequence ATGTTTGTCGATCAAGTCAAAGTTTTTATAAAAGCCGGAGATGGAGGTAACGGAATGGTTGCCTTCCGCCGTGAAAAATATGAGCCAATGGGTGGGCCAGCTGGTGGAGATGGTGGAGATGGCGGAGACGTTATCTTTGAAGTTGATGAAGGTTTAAATACATTAATGGATTTTCGTTATAATCGCCATTTCAAAGCACCTAGAGGCGAAAATGGAATGAGCAAATCAAAAAATGGGAAAAATGCAACTCCTCTTATTGTTCGAGTTCCACCTGGTACAACAGTTCGTGATATGGAGACAGGGGATACTATTGCCGATCTTATTGAGCATCATCACCAAGCTGTTATTGCTAAGGGGGGACGAGGGGGACGAGGGAATATCCGTTTTGCTACACCCAGAAATCCCGCTCCTGAAATCGCTGAAAACGGGGAACCTGGTGTGGAAAGAGAGGTTCAGCTTGAACTTAAGCTAATTGCTGATGTGGGTCTTGTTGGTTTTCCAAGTGTAGGGAAATCAACACTTTTATCTGTAGTAAGTGCTGCTAAGCCGAAAATTGCTGATTATCATTTTACCACTTTAGCTCCCAATTTAGGAGTAGTGGAAACAGATGACCAACGAAGCTTTGTCTTAGCCGATTTGCCAGGATTAATTGAAGGTGCACATGAAGGTATTGGATTAGGGCACCAATTTTTACGTCATGTAGAAAGAACAAGGGTCATTGTCCATGTAGTTGATATGGCTGGGATTGAGGGGCGTGACCCTTTCGATGACTTTGAGAAGATTAATGAAGAGCTTGAACAATACGATCCTAACATTTTATCCAAACCTCAGCTTGTTGTTGCGAACAAAATGGATATGCCCGAGGCCCAAGAAAATTTAAATATATTCCGTGAAAAAATGAAGGATGATATTAAAATTTTCCCAATCTCTGCACTTACAAGAGAGGGACTTAAAGAACTTTTATTCGCAATTGCTGATCTTCTAGAAACCATACCAAAGGATGCAACACCTATTGAGCCAAAAGAAAATCGTGTGGTGTATAAATTTGAAAAAGAGGAAGATGGGTTTGACATAACAAGAGAGCCAGATGGGACATTTGTTCTTTCAGGTCCTAAAATTGAAAAACTATTTAAGATGACTGATTTTTCAAGAGATGAATCCATACGCAGATTTTCACGTCAGTTAAGAGGTATGGGAGTCGACGAAGCTCTCAGAAAAAGAGGAGCAACGGATGGGGATACTGTTCGTTTATTAGACTATGAGTTTGAATTTGTGGAATAG
- a CDS encoding ACT domain-containing protein yields the protein MGKADHQFFLVREDVLPEAMLKTLKAKSLLERGKISSVYEAVQLVDLSRSAFYKYRDAVFPFQAMVKEKMITLFFHIEDRTGTLSRLLGIVAAAGCNILTIHQTIPLQGRANVTLSLNTTAMTMEIDELLSQLRKLEFIDRVDLLSSGA from the coding sequence ATGGGGAAAGCAGATCATCAATTTTTTCTAGTTCGGGAAGATGTTTTACCAGAAGCTATGCTTAAAACATTAAAGGCCAAATCTTTACTTGAGCGAGGCAAAATTTCCTCTGTTTATGAGGCAGTACAGCTTGTCGATTTGAGTAGAAGTGCTTTTTATAAATACCGAGACGCTGTCTTTCCGTTTCAAGCTATGGTGAAAGAGAAAATGATTACTCTTTTTTTTCATATAGAAGATCGGACAGGAACGCTGTCCCGATTGTTAGGCATAGTTGCTGCAGCTGGGTGTAATATTCTTACGATCCATCAGACCATCCCACTTCAAGGGAGAGCAAATGTTACATTGTCACTTAATACCACTGCTATGACCATGGAAATCGATGAATTATTGAGTCAATTACGCAAACTAGAATTTATTGATCGTGTGGATTTGTTGAGCAGTGGTGCATAA
- the pheA gene encoding prephenate dehydratase: protein MEQTIGYLGPKGTFTKMAVDSFFPSQTSISYESIPSCIDAVQEGKVDLGVVPLENAIEGSVHITLDYLIHQIQLPIVGEIIVPIRQHLLIHPEAQQDYKAIHTVYSHSHAIAQCHQFLHTHLPHADIEYTPSTGRGAEIVQEKGPGVAAIGNELAADSYGLSIWKPDIHDFPNNHTRFVIISKNRKQINFPNEEKITEKTTLMVTLPKDYTGALHQVLSAFAWRKMNLSKIESRPMKTGLGNYFFIIDVDQPYDDVLFPGVKAELEVLGCQVTVLGTYSSYHLHRSKRETLTEKTW from the coding sequence ATGGAACAAACTATTGGATATTTAGGACCAAAAGGAACATTTACGAAAATGGCCGTAGATTCTTTTTTTCCTTCGCAAACTTCGATTAGTTATGAAAGCATACCATCCTGTATAGATGCGGTTCAAGAGGGGAAAGTGGACTTAGGAGTAGTTCCTTTAGAAAATGCTATTGAGGGTTCGGTTCACATTACTTTGGATTATTTAATACACCAAATACAACTTCCAATTGTTGGAGAAATCATTGTGCCAATTCGCCAACATCTATTAATACATCCAGAAGCTCAACAAGATTATAAGGCTATTCATACCGTATATTCTCATAGCCATGCCATAGCTCAATGCCATCAATTTTTACACACTCACCTTCCCCATGCAGACATAGAATATACACCTTCTACAGGAAGGGGTGCTGAAATTGTGCAAGAAAAGGGACCAGGGGTAGCAGCTATAGGGAATGAATTGGCTGCAGATTCCTACGGATTATCGATCTGGAAGCCTGACATTCATGATTTTCCTAATAATCATACTCGATTTGTAATCATTAGTAAGAATCGAAAGCAAATTAATTTTCCAAATGAAGAAAAGATTACTGAGAAAACAACATTAATGGTAACTTTGCCAAAAGATTATACAGGGGCACTTCACCAAGTATTGTCTGCCTTTGCTTGGAGAAAAATGAACTTATCCAAAATTGAATCAAGACCAATGAAAACTGGTCTTGGGAATTACTTTTTTATTATTGATGTAGATCAACCATATGACGATGTGCTTTTCCCAGGTGTTAAGGCAGAGTTAGAAGTGCTAGGCTGCCAGGTTACAGTTTTAGGAACCTATTCCTCATATCACTTGCATCGTTCTAAAAGAGAAACATTAACTGAAAAAACATGGTGA
- the safA gene encoding SafA/ExsA family spore coat assembly protein, which produces MRIHVVQKGDTLWNIAQKYGVDLEQVKKMNSQLADPDKIMPGMKIKIPTQGKEVKKEEQMKPKEQQMKKPKEEQVQKPKVEHPYKDTSPKPMPVIKEDHKKMEKPVIEKPMMPIFEQNFHAQLSVPNMPYMQPMQEQPMQEQPMMEEEPSIEEPPVPPVQQPMQQPMQQPMQHPMQQPMQQPMQQPMQHPMQQPMQQPMQQPMQHPMQQPMQQPMQQPMQQPMQHPMQQPMQQPMQQPCYPPVHHSMVCSYCGNPYPQAVAPYSQPPVYPAATPGLWGGDWESVSSESDFMGTVGGDDGCGSQPQVHPMQQGFQQGYPNGYYAPPQGYPAPPPQMVPNPYGYQPYPQVGGYPPNTTGYGMNPWPGNPGEEYPRPNPYLADDESE; this is translated from the coding sequence TTGAGAATTCATGTAGTTCAAAAAGGAGATACCTTATGGAATATTGCTCAAAAGTACGGCGTTGATTTAGAGCAAGTAAAGAAAATGAATAGTCAGCTTGCAGATCCGGATAAAATTATGCCTGGGATGAAAATTAAAATTCCTACACAGGGCAAGGAAGTTAAAAAGGAAGAACAGATGAAGCCTAAGGAACAACAAATGAAAAAGCCTAAAGAAGAGCAAGTACAAAAACCAAAAGTGGAACACCCTTATAAGGATACTAGTCCAAAACCAATGCCAGTGATTAAAGAAGATCATAAAAAAATGGAAAAGCCAGTCATTGAAAAACCAATGATGCCGATATTTGAGCAAAACTTTCATGCTCAACTAAGTGTTCCGAACATGCCTTATATGCAACCTATGCAGGAACAACCTATGCAGGAACAACCCATGATGGAAGAAGAGCCTTCTATAGAAGAACCGCCAGTGCCCCCAGTACAACAACCAATGCAACAACCAATGCAACAACCAATGCAACACCCAATGCAACAACCAATGCAACAACCAATGCAACAACCAATGCAACACCCAATGCAACAACCAATGCAACAACCAATGCAACAACCAATGCAACACCCAATGCAACAACCAATGCAACAACCAATGCAACAACCAATGCAACAGCCAATGCAACACCCAATGCAACAGCCAATGCAACAACCAATGCAACAACCTTGTTACCCACCAGTACACCATTCTATGGTTTGTAGTTATTGTGGCAATCCATATCCACAAGCAGTTGCACCTTATTCCCAGCCACCCGTGTATCCAGCTGCAACACCTGGATTATGGGGAGGAGACTGGGAAAGTGTGTCCTCTGAATCTGATTTTATGGGAACCGTAGGTGGGGACGACGGTTGTGGGTCTCAGCCACAGGTTCATCCAATGCAGCAAGGATTCCAACAAGGATATCCTAATGGGTATTATGCACCACCACAAGGTTACCCAGCACCACCTCCGCAAATGGTTCCAAACCCATATGGGTATCAACCGTACCCACAAGTGGGAGGTTATCCACCGAATACTACGGGTTATGGAATGAATCCTTGGCCAGGAAATCCCGGAGAGGAATATCCAAGACCAAATCCATATTTGGCAGATGATGAAAGTGAATAA
- a CDS encoding phosphotransferase codes for MNNISNRGDSYANRLVSFFQKEWSTSFKIKKRIKEHVFLCETDEKKWILKAYKSKRSLGQQISFFKKWKSNNPMWVQFRSFPDGRWVKEWDQKYWVIMSYVSGQSLSYTNEEDRKESLEVIQTFHHQSERVRIKRPILRDPLYLRYYQRLNNLEETESYFTSFGYQWLYMDIVQTCRYLIQKFEDLPWSNLEDESLNNGTWIHGDVASHNFIRRQDGLVCLIDFDLLSFSPHVYDYIQFGQRFIPWYEDQESEFLSLFEPYVDVTDPFWQEGVAFPADILREWIRFIRNNHNPVEIKSYLKYLEVEWKKRKKFVESFFNMLS; via the coding sequence GTGAATAATATCTCCAATCGAGGCGATTCCTATGCGAATCGTCTCGTCTCCTTTTTTCAAAAGGAGTGGTCCACATCTTTTAAAATAAAGAAAAGAATAAAGGAACACGTATTTCTTTGTGAAACTGATGAAAAAAAATGGATATTAAAAGCTTATAAAAGTAAAAGGAGCCTTGGTCAACAAATATCTTTTTTTAAGAAGTGGAAGTCAAATAATCCCATGTGGGTACAGTTTCGTTCCTTCCCCGATGGTCGATGGGTGAAAGAATGGGATCAAAAATATTGGGTTATCATGTCTTATGTGTCAGGTCAGTCCCTTTCTTATACGAACGAGGAGGATAGAAAGGAATCATTAGAAGTCATTCAAACTTTTCATCATCAAAGTGAAAGAGTAAGAATAAAACGTCCTATTTTAAGAGATCCATTGTATCTCCGCTATTATCAGAGACTTAATAATTTAGAAGAAACGGAGTCTTATTTCACTTCATTTGGATATCAATGGCTATATATGGATATCGTTCAAACTTGCCGTTACCTCATTCAAAAATTTGAAGATCTACCTTGGAGTAATCTTGAGGACGAAAGTCTTAACAATGGAACCTGGATACATGGTGATGTGGCTAGTCATAATTTTATTCGACGACAAGATGGATTGGTCTGTTTAATAGATTTTGATCTGTTAAGTTTCTCTCCACATGTATATGATTATATTCAATTTGGACAGAGGTTTATTCCTTGGTATGAAGACCAAGAATCAGAATTTCTTTCTCTATTTGAACCATATGTAGATGTAACGGACCCTTTCTGGCAAGAGGGAGTCGCGTTTCCAGCAGATATTTTAAGAGAATGGATTCGATTTATTCGCAACAACCATAATCCAGTGGAAATAAAGTCTTATTTAAAGTATTTGGAAGTGGAATGGAAAAAGCGAAAAAAATTTGTGGAATCCTTCTTTAATATGCTATCATAA
- the nadE gene encoding NAD(+) synthase, which produces MEEQVNKLVGWLRETVHNAGLKGAVVGVSGGIDSAVVTNLIKKAFPDQSMGVMLPCKSNPDDLRYAKMVIDRCGINHMTVDLTVAHDALFSTVVQQIKDRKELDEDQQRLADANLRARLRMSALYTVATNYKYLVVGTDNAAEWYTGYFTKYGDGGVDLVPLVHYTKGEVRELAKVLQVPNEIIEKPPSAGLWEGQTDEAEMGVAYNTIDDFLNGETIPEHDRAIIERMHKATEHKRSLAAAPPNFKNI; this is translated from the coding sequence ATGGAAGAGCAAGTAAATAAATTGGTAGGGTGGTTAAGAGAAACTGTCCACAATGCTGGATTAAAAGGGGCTGTTGTTGGTGTAAGTGGTGGTATTGATTCCGCTGTGGTTACCAACTTAATAAAAAAAGCGTTTCCTGATCAATCTATGGGAGTCATGCTTCCTTGTAAAAGTAATCCTGACGATCTTAGATATGCTAAAATGGTCATTGATCGATGCGGGATTAACCACATGACTGTTGATTTAACTGTTGCACACGATGCTTTATTTTCTACAGTAGTTCAACAGATTAAGGATCGTAAAGAATTAGATGAAGATCAACAGAGATTAGCAGATGCAAATCTTAGAGCCAGATTAAGGATGAGCGCTCTCTATACGGTAGCTACTAATTACAAGTATCTTGTAGTAGGAACAGATAATGCTGCAGAATGGTACACTGGATACTTCACAAAATATGGGGATGGAGGCGTGGATCTTGTTCCATTAGTTCACTACACTAAGGGTGAGGTACGAGAATTGGCTAAAGTTCTCCAAGTCCCGAATGAAATCATTGAAAAACCGCCAAGTGCTGGTTTGTGGGAAGGTCAAACAGATGAGGCGGAAATGGGAGTTGCTTATAATACGATTGATGATTTCTTAAATGGAGAAACCATTCCAGAACATGACAGAGCTATTATAGAGAGAATGCACAAAGCTACAGAACATAAACGCTCACTGGCGGCTGCTCCACCAAATTTTAAAAATATATAA
- a CDS encoding BofC C-terminal domain-containing protein — MKKWTLLLIFIILSEMISLHIQAKDMSDQGSKEEDKASWEREPLTIEIELKTKYIDGQEEEVRKKQTIWSMEDLWSDYSDYRVTHQDQGEINFLREVDDISPETKENGRIGINEKGELTLYYGNPEKGKAVHSYFQINLDALESYQYEELEKGIPIPTKEVFLEVMETYTQEVSASPKEE, encoded by the coding sequence ATGAAAAAATGGACATTACTACTTATTTTTATTATCCTAAGTGAAATGATTAGTCTTCATATTCAAGCAAAAGACATGAGTGATCAAGGAAGTAAAGAAGAAGATAAGGCTTCCTGGGAAAGAGAACCTTTGACGATTGAAATTGAATTGAAAACAAAATATATTGATGGGCAAGAGGAAGAAGTACGGAAGAAGCAAACGATTTGGTCCATGGAGGATTTATGGAGTGATTATTCAGATTACAGAGTTACGCATCAAGATCAAGGAGAAATAAACTTTCTTAGGGAAGTAGATGATATATCACCAGAGACTAAGGAAAATGGGAGAATTGGCATAAATGAAAAGGGAGAGCTTACCCTATATTATGGTAACCCTGAGAAAGGAAAGGCTGTCCATTCTTACTTTCAAATTAATTTGGATGCACTAGAAAGCTACCAATATGAAGAATTAGAAAAAGGAATTCCGATTCCTACGAAGGAAGTATTTTTGGAAGTAATGGAGACTTATACCCAAGAGGTTTCTGCATCACCTAAAGAAGAATAA
- the ruvA gene encoding Holliday junction branch migration protein RuvA — translation MIAYIKGEVTAIDSSFIIVEAMGVGYELLCPNPFVFQKYKNSTVTIYTYHYVREDAEHLYGFESLREKILFSRLLQVSGIGPKGALSIVAASEVEEIASAIEREDDAFLTKFPGVGKKTARQMILDLKGKVQEWLPDGPEQVTHPTSASNQSLEEAMEALRALGYTEKEIQKVHKQFKNEALKSPDEYIRLALAFMMKK, via the coding sequence TTGATAGCATACATAAAAGGGGAAGTAACTGCAATTGATTCAAGTTTTATCATTGTGGAAGCGATGGGGGTAGGATATGAGCTCTTATGTCCAAATCCATTTGTTTTTCAAAAATATAAAAATAGTACAGTGACTATCTACACCTATCACTATGTTCGAGAGGATGCAGAGCATTTATACGGTTTTGAATCTCTTCGGGAGAAAATATTATTTTCAAGACTTCTTCAAGTGTCAGGCATTGGGCCAAAAGGTGCGCTATCAATAGTTGCAGCCTCAGAGGTGGAGGAAATTGCTTCTGCTATTGAAAGAGAAGATGATGCTTTTCTTACCAAGTTTCCCGGAGTTGGGAAAAAGACAGCTAGACAAATGATTCTTGATTTAAAAGGAAAGGTTCAAGAATGGCTTCCAGATGGTCCAGAGCAAGTAACACATCCTACGAGTGCTTCTAATCAATCATTGGAAGAAGCTATGGAAGCTCTTCGTGCTCTTGGCTATACAGAAAAAGAAATCCAAAAGGTTCATAAACAGTTTAAGAATGAAGCTTTGAAGTCACCAGATGAGTATATACGATTAGCGTTGGCATTTATGATGAAAAAATAG